The Streptomyces sp. NBC_01142 genome has a window encoding:
- a CDS encoding phosphotransferase family protein translates to MTIAERAGLDTATRAWLVERALPGQTLTDVRPLVGGFTNDMLLVTTRQGGRYVMRRYRPSATRMRRNSCAVEEAVLERAAPTVPVAGVVASDPYGCVTGTPTLVYRFVDGILLSHVLAEEPTEAEAAELGGVVGGVLARIAAVRLPRPGPFHDATLVPAEARNGDADLPGFVERCLATTGDGGVLTRGETDALRGLAAQTGHRVADVSGHNRLVHCDFNPKNVLVSRERGRWDVAAVLDWEQAFSGSPLYDIGNMLRFAHLYPPSFADGFVSGYRNAGGLLPHDWRALSRTLDLFTLADILTAPPDTDCFTRARTVLLRHLADEPGLARDRRS, encoded by the coding sequence ATGACGATCGCTGAACGTGCGGGCCTCGACACCGCGACCCGCGCGTGGCTGGTGGAACGGGCGTTACCCGGCCAGACCTTGACCGATGTGCGCCCGCTCGTGGGCGGTTTCACCAACGACATGCTCCTGGTGACGACGCGGCAGGGCGGGCGGTACGTGATGCGCCGCTACCGCCCCAGCGCAACGCGGATGCGCCGCAACAGCTGCGCCGTGGAGGAGGCCGTCCTGGAGCGGGCGGCACCGACCGTTCCGGTGGCCGGCGTCGTCGCGTCGGATCCGTACGGATGCGTTACGGGCACACCTACGCTGGTCTACCGGTTCGTCGACGGCATTCTTCTCAGCCACGTGCTCGCCGAGGAGCCGACCGAGGCGGAGGCGGCCGAGCTCGGCGGCGTGGTGGGCGGGGTCCTGGCCCGGATCGCGGCGGTACGGCTGCCCCGGCCCGGTCCCTTTCACGACGCCACCCTCGTTCCGGCCGAGGCGCGGAACGGGGACGCCGACCTACCCGGTTTCGTCGAGCGATGCCTGGCCACCACCGGCGACGGCGGCGTTCTGACGCGCGGCGAGACCGATGCGCTGCGCGGACTCGCCGCGCAGACCGGGCACCGGGTCGCCGACGTGAGCGGGCACAACCGACTGGTCCACTGCGACTTCAACCCCAAGAACGTGCTGGTCTCACGGGAGCGCGGCCGGTGGGACGTGGCGGCGGTGCTGGACTGGGAGCAGGCGTTCAGCGGCTCACCGCTCTACGACATCGGCAATATGCTGCGCTTCGCCCATCTGTATCCGCCCTCTTTCGCGGACGGATTCGTCTCCGGCTACAGGAACGCCGGCGGTCTCCTGCCGCACGACTGGCGTGCACTCAGTCGGACCCTGGACCTGTTCACTCTCGCGGACATTCTCACCGCGCCGCCCGACACCGACTGCTTCACGCGGGCGCGGACGGTACTGCTCCGCCACTTGGCGGACGAACCAGGACTGGCGAGGGACCGTAGAAGCTGA
- a CDS encoding inositol monophosphatase family protein encodes MKDYVVRLAASVRAEVLAAQNRLDSRLVRGHSPGGDAQFGLDDVAEAAVWKHVVDGAVPVAVHSEDRGLQLHGSAPEYLLVVDPIDGTRPAVAGLESATVSVAVAPMSDRPRIADVEHALLMEMRTGAYLYGERGADAVTAHGYDRPVPSLTTTTDLSRMFWSLEFNGHPARLMTDAYGHLIDRSANTGGVFVFNSATYSVSRLLTGQLDAYVDIGNRLLRDDPGLLPEFERAGNGRVLHLFPYDIAAAVFLAEKAGAVITDGYGEPLGDTVLTDLSVANQRSCVAASTPELHRALLEGIRWRV; translated from the coding sequence ATGAAGGACTACGTCGTGCGGCTCGCGGCATCGGTACGTGCCGAGGTGCTGGCCGCGCAGAACCGGCTCGACAGCCGGCTCGTACGAGGGCATTCGCCGGGGGGAGACGCGCAGTTCGGTCTCGACGACGTGGCGGAGGCCGCCGTCTGGAAGCACGTCGTCGACGGCGCTGTGCCGGTCGCCGTCCATTCCGAGGACCGGGGCCTGCAACTCCACGGCTCCGCCCCTGAGTACCTGCTCGTCGTCGACCCCATCGACGGCACCAGGCCCGCCGTCGCGGGGCTCGAATCGGCCACCGTCTCCGTGGCCGTTGCCCCCATGTCCGACCGCCCCCGTATCGCGGACGTGGAACACGCCCTGCTCATGGAGATGAGGACGGGGGCCTACCTCTACGGGGAGCGCGGCGCGGACGCGGTGACCGCCCACGGCTACGACCGCCCCGTGCCGTCCCTGACCACGACCACCGACCTCTCCCGGATGTTCTGGTCCCTCGAATTCAACGGGCACCCGGCACGGCTGATGACCGACGCCTACGGCCACCTCATCGACCGCTCCGCGAACACCGGCGGCGTGTTCGTGTTCAACAGCGCGACGTACTCCGTCTCCCGGCTGCTCACCGGTCAGCTCGACGCCTACGTCGACATCGGCAACCGGCTGCTGCGCGACGACCCCGGTCTGCTCCCCGAGTTCGAGCGGGCCGGCAACGGGCGGGTGCTCCACCTGTTCCCGTACGACATCGCTGCGGCGGTGTTCCTCGCCGAGAAGGCCGGTGCCGTCATCACCGACGGTTACGGCGAGCCGCTCGGGGACACCGTCCTGACCGACCTGAGCGTCGCCAACCAGCGCTCGTGCGTGGCCGCTTCGACCCCCGAGCTGCATCGGGCACTACTGGAGGGCATCCGATGGAGGGTCTGA
- a CDS encoding aspartate aminotransferase family protein, with translation MSRRHMVDMTHARNSIYYPVSDYMMDHGEGIYLYDADGNRYIDCASGTFNLSLGYSHPEVVKAMRDQVERLVHATSTFQTQPVNDLVRRLVELTPENLTRVHLKVSGGSTANEGAVKMAQISTGRRDVITLFRSHHGQTMMTTTMSGESFRKAPFPHLMPGVLQVPDPYCLRCFYQQTPDSCGLLCVERVNDFLDHASSGSVACIVVEPISGSGGNIVPPDGYLAALRTLCDERGIALIFDEIQTGIGRVGRMFAAEHYGVRPDILTTGKGLGGSGAQVAAIIADERMSGLSSDHHSFTYGGNILAAAAAATTLDVIGRPGFLENVREVGAHIMDRLRVLAAAHPSVVDVRGLGLMIGIEIGDEDGRPHSERARTLARRGMGHGLILRTSRYGRGNVIKIRPPLVITRAEADLLCDRLDALFTTETA, from the coding sequence GTGAGCAGGAGACACATGGTCGACATGACGCATGCGCGAAATTCGATCTACTACCCGGTCAGCGACTACATGATGGATCATGGCGAAGGAATCTATCTCTACGACGCGGACGGAAATCGGTACATCGACTGTGCGTCCGGCACGTTCAACCTCAGCCTCGGTTACAGCCACCCTGAAGTGGTGAAGGCGATGCGCGATCAGGTCGAACGGCTGGTGCACGCGACATCGACGTTCCAGACCCAGCCCGTCAACGACCTGGTGCGACGCCTGGTCGAGCTCACCCCCGAGAACCTCACCAGGGTGCACCTCAAGGTCTCGGGCGGGTCCACCGCCAACGAGGGCGCGGTCAAGATGGCCCAGATCAGCACCGGGCGGCGCGACGTCATCACTCTGTTCCGCAGCCATCACGGCCAGACCATGATGACGACCACCATGTCGGGCGAGTCCTTCCGCAAGGCGCCCTTCCCGCACCTGATGCCCGGCGTCCTCCAGGTCCCGGACCCGTACTGCTTGCGCTGCTTCTACCAGCAGACCCCCGACAGCTGCGGACTGCTCTGTGTGGAGCGCGTCAATGACTTCCTCGATCACGCCAGTTCGGGCAGCGTCGCCTGCATCGTCGTGGAACCGATCTCGGGCAGCGGCGGGAACATCGTGCCGCCCGACGGCTATCTCGCCGCGCTACGGACCCTGTGCGACGAGCGGGGCATCGCGCTGATCTTCGACGAGATCCAGACGGGCATCGGCCGGGTCGGCCGGATGTTCGCTGCCGAGCACTACGGCGTACGGCCCGACATCCTGACCACCGGCAAGGGGCTGGGCGGCTCCGGGGCGCAGGTCGCCGCCATCATCGCCGACGAGCGGATGTCCGGGCTCAGCAGCGACCACCACTCGTTCACTTACGGCGGCAACATCCTGGCGGCGGCGGCCGCGGCGACGACCCTCGACGTCATCGGCCGACCGGGCTTCCTGGAGAACGTGCGCGAGGTCGGCGCCCACATCATGGACCGGCTGCGGGTCCTTGCCGCAGCCCACCCGTCCGTCGTGGACGTACGCGGTCTCGGTCTGATGATCGGCATCGAGATCGGTGACGAGGACGGCCGCCCCCACAGCGAACGGGCTCGGACCCTGGCGCGGCGCGGGATGGGCCACGGCCTGATCCTGCGGACCTCACGCTACGGCCGCGGCAACGTCATCAAGATCCGGCCGCCACTCGTGATCACTCGGGCCGAAGCCGACCTGCTCTGCGACCGGCTCGACGCACTCTTCACCACGGAGACAGCATGA
- a CDS encoding zinc-binding dehydrogenase → MRALVYLGPGSVELQERPAPRAGSDDDVVVKVVGTGICGTDRKILLGRFPARPGVVLGHESVGLVEQVGAGVRSLAVGDRVVVNPTLYCGWCVPCTRGATNFCRNKAGTEVGVDRDGTYADGVVLPERFVRRVPDGMPFRGAVLIEPLACVLNNVRAAGLTFDDTVAVLGAGPIGMLTALVAARTARRVTVAETDGYRLFAARDMFERVVDVSRTDPAETLVRAAGGDRPGVVFDTTGSGAETALRLVDDGGRVVLMGFDDSYSMPLHPLQLTNRGIRLIGAGDFRGDTFPVAVDLAAGLGLERLVTHEFPLEAYEDALDALGGVGSDTGGGRYDAMKVVIRSDTGPAGADGWPVSR, encoded by the coding sequence GTGCGCGCACTGGTCTATCTGGGCCCCGGCTCCGTCGAGCTTCAGGAGCGTCCGGCGCCGCGCGCCGGCTCTGACGACGACGTGGTGGTGAAGGTCGTCGGCACCGGCATCTGCGGGACCGACCGCAAGATTCTGCTCGGCCGCTTCCCGGCCCGGCCCGGCGTGGTGCTCGGCCATGAGTCGGTCGGTCTGGTCGAGCAGGTGGGTGCGGGGGTACGGTCGCTCGCCGTGGGGGACCGGGTGGTGGTCAACCCCACGCTGTATTGCGGTTGGTGTGTGCCCTGCACGCGCGGAGCGACGAATTTCTGCCGGAACAAGGCGGGGACGGAGGTCGGCGTGGACCGTGACGGGACGTACGCCGACGGTGTGGTGCTGCCGGAGCGGTTCGTACGGCGTGTTCCCGACGGGATGCCGTTCCGCGGCGCGGTCCTCATCGAACCGCTCGCCTGTGTCCTCAACAACGTTCGGGCGGCCGGGCTGACGTTCGACGACACCGTGGCCGTTCTCGGCGCGGGACCGATCGGCATGCTCACCGCCCTCGTCGCCGCGCGGACGGCGCGGCGCGTCACGGTGGCGGAGACGGACGGCTACCGCCTCTTCGCTGCGCGCGACATGTTCGAGCGCGTCGTCGATGTGTCCCGGACGGATCCGGCCGAGACTCTGGTGAGGGCTGCGGGAGGCGACCGTCCCGGCGTCGTGTTCGACACCACGGGCAGCGGTGCGGAGACTGCCCTGCGCCTGGTCGATGACGGCGGCCGCGTCGTCCTCATGGGCTTCGACGACAGCTACAGCATGCCGTTGCACCCGCTCCAGCTGACCAATCGGGGGATCCGGCTGATCGGGGCCGGTGACTTCCGGGGGGACACCTTTCCCGTGGCCGTCGATCTGGCGGCCGGTCTTGGACTGGAACGCCTGGTGACGCACGAATTCCCGCTGGAGGCGTACGAGGATGCCCTCGACGCGCTGGGCGGTGTCGGCAGCGACACAGGGGGCGGTCGGTACGACGCCATGAAGGTCGTCATCCGCTCCGACACCGGCCCGGCCGGTGCGGACGGCTGGCCGGTGAGCAGGTGA
- a CDS encoding IclR family transcriptional regulator: protein MLARGLSILRCFRPGEPELPLSEIARRADMPKATAHRIITELVEKGMLERGEKGLRLGVALFVLGAQVPRQLELRDLAFPYAEQLHHLTRGSAFVFISDAFGPDAALVDAVRRAYGAGTELGAEEETWASAQAATRIFHAFGASAALLSRGVRVADGEAARVQHQGFVAVRSATGAVGIAAPVLTASSTAVGALAVAGPHGRLQVVRAASHLRAACAAVSRALQRTPELVQVQ, encoded by the coding sequence ATGCTCGCGCGCGGCCTGAGTATTCTGCGTTGTTTTCGGCCAGGTGAACCGGAACTCCCGCTCTCCGAAATAGCACGCAGAGCCGACATGCCCAAAGCAACTGCTCACCGGATCATCACGGAACTTGTCGAGAAAGGCATGCTGGAGCGGGGTGAGAAAGGGCTAAGACTCGGCGTGGCTCTCTTCGTGCTCGGTGCGCAAGTTCCCCGGCAGCTCGAGCTCCGCGATCTGGCCTTTCCGTACGCGGAACAGCTGCATCACCTCACGCGCGGAAGTGCTTTCGTTTTTATTTCCGACGCGTTCGGGCCCGACGCGGCGCTGGTGGACGCGGTACGCCGCGCCTACGGCGCGGGCACCGAGCTCGGCGCCGAGGAGGAGACCTGGGCCTCGGCCCAGGCCGCGACCAGGATCTTCCATGCGTTCGGCGCGAGCGCGGCCCTCCTCTCCCGGGGTGTGCGGGTGGCGGACGGGGAAGCGGCCCGGGTGCAGCATCAGGGGTTCGTGGCCGTCCGCAGCGCAACCGGCGCCGTCGGTATCGCGGCGCCCGTGCTGACGGCGTCGAGCACGGCTGTGGGAGCGTTGGCCGTCGCCGGTCCGCACGGCCGGCTACAGGTGGTCAGGGCCGCCTCGCATCTGCGGGCCGCGTGCGCCGCCGTTTCGCGTGCCCTCCAGCGGACCCCCGAACTGGTACAGGTCCAGTGA
- a CDS encoding ROK family protein — MNGQRLGSIESGGTKFVCLVGSAPDRIEDEIRFPTGEPEPTLARAVAFFEQAAIKGPLDAVGIASFGPLELRRSHPGYGRLTATPKPGWSGVDVAGTVAAALGVPVGIDTDVNGAALGEGRWGAAQGLDTYVYLTVGTGIGGGAVIGGRVINGLVHTEMGHLSVPRVPGDDFPGSCPFHADCWEGLAGGEAVAARWGRPAEELTGEALRRALQWEALYLAAGLRNIIYATAPERVVIGGGMAVLPGLFPLLREELGRTLAGYPGLPEHAAGDFVVPAALGRLAGPAGGLVLAERAAGEARRGPQDLSMHRSVDGSGGSGGTGGSDGSGGSDGSDGSGGEVPPLAAGPA; from the coding sequence GTGAACGGGCAGCGACTGGGCTCGATCGAGTCCGGCGGGACGAAGTTCGTCTGCCTGGTCGGATCGGCACCGGACCGTATAGAGGACGAGATCCGCTTCCCCACGGGGGAACCGGAGCCCACGCTGGCCAGGGCGGTCGCCTTCTTCGAGCAGGCCGCGATCAAGGGACCGCTCGACGCCGTGGGCATCGCGTCGTTCGGCCCCCTCGAACTGCGCCGCTCCCACCCCGGGTACGGGCGCCTCACTGCGACGCCGAAACCCGGGTGGTCCGGAGTGGACGTGGCGGGGACGGTAGCGGCGGCGCTCGGAGTGCCGGTGGGCATCGACACCGATGTCAACGGCGCGGCGCTCGGCGAAGGCCGCTGGGGCGCCGCGCAGGGGCTTGACACCTATGTGTATCTGACGGTCGGCACCGGCATCGGCGGCGGCGCGGTCATCGGCGGACGCGTCATCAACGGGCTGGTCCACACGGAGATGGGGCATCTGAGCGTCCCCCGGGTGCCGGGGGACGACTTCCCGGGTTCCTGTCCCTTCCATGCGGACTGCTGGGAGGGTCTGGCGGGCGGCGAGGCCGTCGCTGCGCGCTGGGGACGACCGGCGGAGGAGCTGACCGGTGAGGCGCTGCGACGGGCCTTGCAATGGGAAGCGCTCTACCTCGCCGCCGGGCTGCGCAACATCATCTATGCCACCGCGCCCGAGCGCGTCGTGATCGGGGGCGGGATGGCCGTACTGCCCGGCCTGTTCCCACTGTTGCGGGAGGAACTCGGCCGCACCCTGGCCGGCTATCCGGGTCTGCCGGAGCATGCCGCCGGCGACTTCGTGGTCCCGGCAGCCCTCGGCCGGCTCGCCGGACCGGCGGGGGGCCTCGTGCTGGCCGAGCGAGCGGCCGGGGAAGCGCGGCGCGGGCCCCAGGACCTGTCGATGCACCGATCCGTGGACGGCTCGGGTGGCTCGGGTGGCACGGGGGGCTCGGACGGCTCGGGTGGCTCGGACGGCTCGGACGGCTCGGGTGGAGAGGTACCGCCGTTGGCGGCAGGACCCGCGTGA
- a CDS encoding aspartate aminotransferase family protein, whose amino-acid sequence MTATARHGTARAALDATRRHLSPQLALVYGMNGSGAIEMSGEGARLRLSDGRSALDFGSYAVTLLGQRHPAVVAAVRRELDTMPVSTRVLGNRTTADLAAALAAWTDPERLTKVWLGLNGCDAVEAALKLARLATGRTRVVAVEGAYHGKSLGALAATWNARYRRSLEPLLGGVTHMAADTSAIPGAFADGEVAAVLVEPVQGEGGVRPLQPGFLRALADAAHEHGAFLIADEIQTGLRRCGPRLVSTDAGVRPDAVLLGKALGGGVQPLSAVVATPELYAPLTADPFVHTTTFSGHPLGAAAGVATLTAVEELAPRGERLAELVASGLARIAGHHPALIADVRGRGLLWGVEFTTPAVAGDVLMELGRNGLVVSPCLGQPEVLRLLPPLVATDEDAEEALAILDAVCAAVPDEFRPPAPATP is encoded by the coding sequence ATGACCGCGACCGCCAGGCACGGGACCGCCCGGGCTGCGCTCGACGCGACACGCAGACACCTCTCGCCCCAACTGGCCCTCGTCTACGGCATGAACGGCTCCGGCGCGATCGAGATGAGCGGCGAGGGGGCCCGCCTGCGGCTGTCCGACGGCCGCAGCGCGCTCGACTTCGGCAGCTACGCGGTGACCCTGCTCGGACAGCGCCACCCCGCCGTCGTCGCCGCGGTACGCCGTGAGCTGGACACGATGCCGGTGTCCACCCGCGTCCTGGGCAACCGCACGACCGCCGATCTCGCGGCGGCGCTGGCGGCCTGGACCGACCCGGAGCGGCTGACGAAGGTGTGGCTGGGGCTGAACGGCTGCGACGCCGTCGAGGCGGCGCTCAAGCTGGCGCGCCTCGCCACGGGCCGCACCCGCGTCGTCGCCGTCGAGGGCGCTTACCACGGCAAGTCCCTCGGCGCCCTCGCGGCGACCTGGAACGCGCGCTACCGCCGCTCGCTCGAACCCCTGCTCGGCGGTGTGACCCACATGGCGGCGGACACGTCCGCGATACCCGGCGCTTTCGCGGACGGCGAGGTGGCCGCCGTCCTCGTCGAGCCCGTCCAGGGCGAGGGCGGCGTACGGCCGTTGCAGCCCGGGTTCCTGCGGGCCCTCGCGGACGCGGCGCACGAGCACGGCGCCTTCCTGATAGCCGATGAGATCCAGACCGGACTGCGCAGATGCGGGCCCCGGCTTGTCAGTACCGACGCCGGGGTACGGCCCGACGCCGTGCTGCTCGGCAAAGCCCTCGGCGGCGGTGTGCAGCCGCTGTCCGCCGTGGTGGCCACGCCGGAGCTGTACGCGCCGCTGACCGCCGACCCGTTCGTGCACACCACGACTTTCTCCGGACATCCGCTGGGCGCGGCGGCCGGCGTCGCGACGCTCACGGCGGTCGAGGAACTCGCACCGCGCGGCGAGCGGCTGGCGGAGCTGGTCGCCTCCGGACTGGCACGCATCGCTGGGCACCACCCCGCTCTGATCGCGGACGTACGCGGCCGGGGACTGCTGTGGGGCGTGGAGTTCACCACTCCCGCCGTGGCCGGAGACGTCTTGATGGAACTCGGGCGCAATGGCCTCGTGGTCTCGCCCTGCCTGGGGCAGCCGGAGGTGCTCCGGCTGCTCCCGCCGCTGGTCGCCACGGACGAGGACGCCGAGGAGGCGCTCGCCATTCTGGACGCCGTCTGCGCCGCGGTGCCCGACGAATTCCGCCCTCCGGCCCCGGCAACGCCCTGA
- a CDS encoding class I SAM-dependent methyltransferase, translated as MTAEPGAGPGPGAPHGQRGVQYRYHRELFPALHDWERTERSIVEFTGEDGPGGLLGLDQMGHFGPQGCDLVADAVVAGGAGAHGGTTVDLCELGSGFGGALRYTVDRLTAGAVVVRRAYGVDLVAEHCAVSRRISRAQGREGMTDICASATAVPLPDASLDVVVVTGSMPHFPEPGEVMREAGRLLRPGGLLVLSEEVSLTPGDLAPSTAFRATHPCEVFFTTPLADRLRQLDDAGFVDVARRDLTEWAVALLADRLKVVRIFRGSVAGIYGSPSADLIRDTLMAAREEYLAGRLLPALFTARRG; from the coding sequence GTGACCGCGGAGCCGGGCGCCGGGCCCGGGCCCGGTGCCCCGCATGGTCAGCGCGGCGTCCAGTACCGCTACCACCGGGAGCTGTTCCCCGCGCTGCACGACTGGGAGCGCACCGAGCGCTCCATCGTCGAGTTCACCGGCGAGGACGGGCCCGGCGGCCTGCTCGGCCTCGACCAGATGGGCCACTTCGGACCACAGGGCTGCGACCTGGTCGCCGACGCCGTCGTCGCCGGGGGCGCCGGTGCGCACGGCGGTACCACGGTGGACCTGTGCGAGCTGGGCAGCGGTTTCGGCGGCGCGCTGCGGTACACGGTGGACCGGCTCACCGCGGGCGCAGTTGTCGTACGGCGCGCCTACGGCGTCGATCTCGTCGCCGAGCACTGCGCGGTCAGCCGCCGCATCAGCCGCGCGCAGGGACGCGAGGGGATGACGGACATCTGCGCCTCCGCCACCGCTGTTCCCCTGCCCGACGCCTCGCTCGACGTCGTGGTGGTGACGGGATCGATGCCGCATTTCCCCGAGCCCGGCGAGGTCATGCGCGAGGCCGGGCGGCTGCTGCGCCCCGGCGGACTGCTTGTCCTCAGTGAGGAGGTGAGCCTGACGCCCGGCGACCTGGCGCCGTCCACCGCGTTCCGCGCGACCCATCCGTGCGAGGTCTTCTTCACCACTCCCCTCGCCGACCGCCTGCGCCAGCTCGACGACGCCGGCTTCGTCGACGTGGCACGGCGTGACCTGACGGAGTGGGCCGTAGCGCTGCTCGCCGACCGGCTCAAGGTGGTACGGATCTTCCGCGGCAGCGTTGCCGGGATCTACGGGTCCCCATCGGCGGACCTCATCCGGGACACCCTGATGGCGGCCCGCGAGGAGTATCTGGCAGGGCGGTTGCTGCCTGCTCTGTTCACGGCACGGCGGGGCTGA
- a CDS encoding ABC transporter ATP-binding protein yields MPTDPGPQRAGGDRVPALALRGVSKRYGGTTALEDVALHIAEGEIVGLLGHNGAGKTTLMSLVAGLLRPDAGEIEVRGFSPVRDPRRARRELGLAPQELGVYPPLTVRQNLRFFAELAGLRGRNVRLRTEEVAEPLGLTDLLDRRVSRLSGGEQRRVHTAMALLHRPKLLLLDEPTAGVDVETRARLIAFVRELAADGTAVCYSTHYLAEVEALDASVAILDHGRMIARGTLRELVRSHGDSAVELTFSSDPPSLRLPWPVTHEAGVLRVRVEQPHLAAPEVLSALGESARRLVNLRVVQPSLESVFLRLTGRGYADGPDPAGTPAAATDAADPGRDGRAVGKDGDGRATGTEGDGRAGEIGDGPLPSGEQTIEAGRHG; encoded by the coding sequence GTGCCGACTGATCCGGGGCCCCAGCGCGCCGGTGGCGACCGGGTACCGGCACTGGCCCTGCGCGGAGTCAGCAAGAGGTACGGCGGTACGACTGCTCTGGAGGACGTTGCCCTCCACATCGCCGAGGGCGAGATCGTGGGCCTTCTCGGACACAACGGCGCGGGCAAGACGACTCTGATGTCCCTGGTGGCGGGACTCCTTCGGCCGGATGCGGGAGAGATCGAGGTACGGGGCTTCTCACCCGTCCGCGACCCGCGCCGGGCCCGCCGTGAACTCGGCCTGGCCCCCCAGGAACTGGGCGTCTACCCGCCGCTGACCGTGCGGCAGAACCTGCGGTTCTTCGCGGAGCTGGCCGGTCTGCGCGGCCGAAACGTCCGGCTGCGGACCGAGGAGGTCGCCGAACCACTCGGGCTGACCGACCTGCTCGACCGCCGGGTCTCCCGGCTCTCCGGAGGCGAACAGCGGCGCGTGCACACCGCGATGGCCCTGCTGCACCGGCCGAAGCTGCTCCTGCTCGACGAGCCCACCGCGGGCGTGGACGTGGAGACCCGGGCCCGGCTCATCGCGTTCGTCCGGGAGCTGGCCGCTGACGGTACGGCCGTCTGCTACTCCACGCACTACCTCGCCGAGGTCGAGGCGCTCGACGCGAGTGTGGCCATACTGGACCACGGCCGCATGATCGCGCGCGGCACGCTCCGGGAGCTGGTGCGAAGCCACGGGGACAGCGCCGTGGAGCTGACCTTCTCCAGCGATCCGCCGTCGCTGCGCCTGCCCTGGCCGGTGACCCACGAGGCCGGTGTGCTGCGCGTCCGCGTCGAGCAGCCGCACCTGGCGGCACCCGAAGTGCTCTCGGCCCTGGGCGAGTCGGCGCGGCGGCTGGTCAACCTGCGGGTGGTGCAGCCCAGTCTGGAGAGTGTCTTCCTGCGCCTGACCGGACGGGGGTACGCGGACGGACCGGACCCCGCCGGCACCCCGGCGGCGGCGACGGACGCCGCGGACCCGGGACGGGACGGGCGGGCCGTGGGAAAGGACGGGGACGGGCGGGCCACGGGAACGGAGGGGGACGGGCGGGCCGGAGAAATCGGCGACGGTCCGCTGCCGTCCGGAGAACAGACCATCGAGGCGGGACGCCATGGGTGA
- a CDS encoding 4'-phosphopantetheinyl transferase superfamily protein gives MSARERERFVVRRGRLRRILGGYLDTSPGELRFVHGPWGKPLLADAPEVCFSLAHSGSLALLAVATGIPVGVDVERFRPIPDAARCAARFFVPGEAVALSRSRSPSPLTERWFTECWARKEAYLKGTGRGLTAGLDTFEVSVPPAPPRIVWSREPEGARWSLVRLPPVPGCAAALAWRCLRTQVLWSGSYSGAP, from the coding sequence GTGTCCGCGCGGGAACGTGAGCGCTTCGTCGTCCGGCGGGGACGGCTGCGGCGGATCCTCGGGGGATACCTGGACACCAGTCCCGGCGAACTCCGGTTCGTCCACGGCCCCTGGGGCAAGCCCTTGCTCGCGGACGCACCGGAGGTGTGCTTCAGCCTGGCTCATTCGGGGAGTCTCGCGCTCCTGGCCGTCGCCACCGGCATCCCGGTGGGAGTGGACGTGGAGCGGTTCCGGCCGATTCCCGACGCTGCCAGGTGCGCGGCGCGCTTCTTCGTCCCCGGCGAGGCCGTGGCGCTGTCGCGGTCGCGGTCGCCGAGCCCGCTCACGGAGCGGTGGTTCACCGAGTGCTGGGCGCGCAAGGAGGCGTATCTGAAGGGAACCGGGCGGGGGTTGACGGCCGGGCTCGACACTTTCGAGGTTTCCGTACCGCCCGCCCCGCCCCGGATCGTGTGGTCGCGTGAACCGGAAGGTGCACGGTGGAGCCTGGTGAGGCTGCCGCCGGTGCCCGGCTGTGCCGCCGCGCTGGCCTGGCGGTGCCTGCGGACCCAGGTGCTGTGGTCGGGGAGTTACAGCGGTGCACCGTAG